In Canis lupus dingo isolate Sandy chromosome 27, ASM325472v2, whole genome shotgun sequence, one genomic interval encodes:
- the KCNA5 gene encoding potassium voltage-gated channel subfamily A member 5 isoform X2 has translation MELALVPLENGGAMTVRGGGEARAGCGQAVGGELQCPPTAARGAGPKEREPRERGPPRGADPGARPLPALPLPRRLPPEDEEGDGDPALGLAEDQVPGPGSGSFHHQRVLINISGLRFETQLGTLAQFPDTLLGDPAKRLRYFDPLRNEYFFDRNRPSFDGILYYYQSGGRLRRPVNVSLDVFADEIRFYQLGDEALERFREDEGFIKEEEKPLPRNEFQRQVWLIFEYPESSGSARAIAIVSVLVILISIITFCLETLPEFRDERELLRHPPGPPHPPGPARGTNGSAALAPASGPTVAPLLPRTLADPFFIVETTCVIWFTFELLVRFFACPSKAEFSRNIMNIIDVVAIFPYFITLGTELAEQQPGGGGGGQNGQQAMSLAILRVIRLVRVFRIFKLSRHSKGLQILGKTLQASMRELGLLIFFLFIGVILFSSAVYFAEADNQETHFSSIPDAFWWAVVTMTTVGYGDMRPVTVGGKIVGSLCAIAGVLTIALPVPVIVSNFNYFYHRETDHEEQAALKEEQGSQSQGTGLDSGGPRKTSWSKGSLCKAGVSLENADGARRGSCPLEKCNLKAKSNVDLRRSLYALCLDTSRETDFLILKMELKGYLVFPLLLRIGCN, from the coding sequence aTGGAGCTCGCCCTGGTGCCCCTGGAGAACGGCGGGGCCATGACCGTCAGGGGAGGAGGTGAGGCCCGGGCAGGCTGTGGCCAGGCCGTAGGGGGGGAGCTCCAGTGCCCCCCGACGGCTGCGCGCGGCGCCGGCCCCAAGGAGCGGGAGCCCAGGGAGCGCGGCCCGCCGAGGGGAGCGGACCCCGGAGCGCGGCCTCTGCCAGCGCTGCCTCTGCCTCGACGGCTGCCCCCGGAGGACGAGGAGGGAGACGGCGACCCCGCCCTGGGCCTGGCGGAGGACCAGGTGCCGGGCCCGGGCTCGGGGTCCTTTCACCACCAGCGCGTCCTCATCAACATCTCCGGGCTGCGCTTCGAGACGCAGCTGGGCACCCTGGCGCAGTTCCCCGACACCCTCCTGGGGGACCCGGCCAAGCGCCTGCGCTACTTCGACCCCCTGCGGAACGAGTACTTCTTCGACCGCAACCGGCCCAGCTTCGACGGCATCCTCTACTACTACCAGTCCGGGGGCCGCCTGCGGAGGCCGGTCAACGTCTCGCTGGACGTGTTCGCCGATGAGATCCGCTTCTACCAGCTGGGGGACGAGGCCCTGGAGCGCTTCCGCGAGGACGAGGGCTTCatcaaggaggaggagaagccgCTGCCCCGCAACGAGTTCCAGCGACAGGTGTGGCTTATCTTCGAGTACCCGGAAAGCTCCGGGTCCGCCAGGGCCATCGCGATCGTCTCGGTCTTGGTCATTCTCATCTCCATCATCACCTTCTGCTTGGAGACCTTGCCCGAGTTCCGGGACGAGCGCGAGCTGCTGCGCCATCCCCcggggcccccccacccccctgggccCGCCCGGGGGACCAACGGCAGCGCGGCCCTGGCGCCCGCCTCGGGCCCCACGGTGGCGCCTCTCCTGCCGCGGACCCTGGCTGACCCCTTCTTCATCGTAGAGACCACGTGCGTCATCTGGTTCACCTTCGAGCTGCTCGTGCGCTTCTTCGCCTGCCCCAGCAAGGCGGAGTTCTCTCGGAACATCATGAACATCATTGACGTGGTGGCCATCTTCCCCTACTTCATCACCCTGGGCACCGAGCTGGCCGAGCAACAgccaggcgggggagggggtggccagAATGGGCAGCAGGCCATGTCCCTGGCCATCCTCAGAGTGATCCGCCTGGTCCGGGTGTTCCGCATCTTCAAGCTCTCCCGCCACTCCAAGGGGCTGCAGATCCTGGGCAAGACCTTGCAGGCCTCCATGAGGGAGCTGGGCCTgctcatcttcttcctcttcatcgGGGTCATCCTCTTCTCCAGTGCCGTCTACTTCGCAGAGGCTGACAACCAGGAGACCCACTTTTCCAGCATCCCGGACGCCTTCTGGTGGGCAGTCGTCACAATGACCACGGTAGGCTATGGGGACATGAGGCCTGTCACTGTGGGGGGCAAGATCGTGGGCTCGCTGTGTGCCATCGCCGGGGTCCTCACCATCGCCCTGCCTGTGCCCGTCATTGTCTCCAACTTCAACTACTTCTACCACCGGGAGACGGACCACGAGGAGCAGGCCGCTCTGAAGGAAGAGCAGGGCAGCCAGAGCCAGGGGACAGGGCTGGACAGCGGAGGCCCTCGGAAGACCAGCTGGAGCAAGGGGTCCCTGTGCAAGGCTGGAGTGTCCCTGGAGAATGCAGACGGAGCCCGAAGGGGCAGCTGCCCCCTGGAGAAGTGTAACCTCAAGGCCAAAAGCAATGTGGACTTGCGGCGATCCCTCTATGCCCTCTGCCTGGACACGAGTCGGGAAACGGATTT
- the KCNA5 gene encoding potassium voltage-gated channel subfamily A member 5 isoform X4: MELALVPLENGGAMTVRGGGEARAGCGQAVGGELQCPPTAARGAGPKEREPRERGPPRGADPGARPLPALPLPRRLPPEDEEGDGDPALGLAEDQVPGPGSGSFHHQRVLINISGLRFETQLGTLAQFPDTLLGDPAKRLRYFDPLRNEYFFDRNRPSFDGILYYYQSGGRLRRPVNVSLDVFADEIRFYQLGDEALERFREDEGFIKEEEKPLPRNEFQRQVWLIFEYPESSGSARAIAIVSVLVILISIITFCLETLPEFRDERELLRHPPGPPHPPGPARGTNGSAALAPASGPTVAPLLPRTLADPFFIVETTCVIWFTFELLVRFFACPSKAEFSRNIMNIIDVVAIFPYFITLGTELAEQQPGGGGGGQNGQQAMSLAILRVIRLVRVFRIFKLSRHSKGLQILGKTLQASMRELGLLIFFLFIGVILFSSAVYFAEADNQETHFSSIPDAFWWAVVTMTTVGYGDMRPVTVGGKIVGSLCAIAGVLTIALPVPVIVSNFNYFYHRETDHEEQAALKEEQGSQSQGTGLDSGGPRKTSWSKGSLCKAGVSLENADGARRGSCPLEKCNLKAKSNVDLRRSLYALCLDTSRETDFGL; this comes from the coding sequence aTGGAGCTCGCCCTGGTGCCCCTGGAGAACGGCGGGGCCATGACCGTCAGGGGAGGAGGTGAGGCCCGGGCAGGCTGTGGCCAGGCCGTAGGGGGGGAGCTCCAGTGCCCCCCGACGGCTGCGCGCGGCGCCGGCCCCAAGGAGCGGGAGCCCAGGGAGCGCGGCCCGCCGAGGGGAGCGGACCCCGGAGCGCGGCCTCTGCCAGCGCTGCCTCTGCCTCGACGGCTGCCCCCGGAGGACGAGGAGGGAGACGGCGACCCCGCCCTGGGCCTGGCGGAGGACCAGGTGCCGGGCCCGGGCTCGGGGTCCTTTCACCACCAGCGCGTCCTCATCAACATCTCCGGGCTGCGCTTCGAGACGCAGCTGGGCACCCTGGCGCAGTTCCCCGACACCCTCCTGGGGGACCCGGCCAAGCGCCTGCGCTACTTCGACCCCCTGCGGAACGAGTACTTCTTCGACCGCAACCGGCCCAGCTTCGACGGCATCCTCTACTACTACCAGTCCGGGGGCCGCCTGCGGAGGCCGGTCAACGTCTCGCTGGACGTGTTCGCCGATGAGATCCGCTTCTACCAGCTGGGGGACGAGGCCCTGGAGCGCTTCCGCGAGGACGAGGGCTTCatcaaggaggaggagaagccgCTGCCCCGCAACGAGTTCCAGCGACAGGTGTGGCTTATCTTCGAGTACCCGGAAAGCTCCGGGTCCGCCAGGGCCATCGCGATCGTCTCGGTCTTGGTCATTCTCATCTCCATCATCACCTTCTGCTTGGAGACCTTGCCCGAGTTCCGGGACGAGCGCGAGCTGCTGCGCCATCCCCcggggcccccccacccccctgggccCGCCCGGGGGACCAACGGCAGCGCGGCCCTGGCGCCCGCCTCGGGCCCCACGGTGGCGCCTCTCCTGCCGCGGACCCTGGCTGACCCCTTCTTCATCGTAGAGACCACGTGCGTCATCTGGTTCACCTTCGAGCTGCTCGTGCGCTTCTTCGCCTGCCCCAGCAAGGCGGAGTTCTCTCGGAACATCATGAACATCATTGACGTGGTGGCCATCTTCCCCTACTTCATCACCCTGGGCACCGAGCTGGCCGAGCAACAgccaggcgggggagggggtggccagAATGGGCAGCAGGCCATGTCCCTGGCCATCCTCAGAGTGATCCGCCTGGTCCGGGTGTTCCGCATCTTCAAGCTCTCCCGCCACTCCAAGGGGCTGCAGATCCTGGGCAAGACCTTGCAGGCCTCCATGAGGGAGCTGGGCCTgctcatcttcttcctcttcatcgGGGTCATCCTCTTCTCCAGTGCCGTCTACTTCGCAGAGGCTGACAACCAGGAGACCCACTTTTCCAGCATCCCGGACGCCTTCTGGTGGGCAGTCGTCACAATGACCACGGTAGGCTATGGGGACATGAGGCCTGTCACTGTGGGGGGCAAGATCGTGGGCTCGCTGTGTGCCATCGCCGGGGTCCTCACCATCGCCCTGCCTGTGCCCGTCATTGTCTCCAACTTCAACTACTTCTACCACCGGGAGACGGACCACGAGGAGCAGGCCGCTCTGAAGGAAGAGCAGGGCAGCCAGAGCCAGGGGACAGGGCTGGACAGCGGAGGCCCTCGGAAGACCAGCTGGAGCAAGGGGTCCCTGTGCAAGGCTGGAGTGTCCCTGGAGAATGCAGACGGAGCCCGAAGGGGCAGCTGCCCCCTGGAGAAGTGTAACCTCAAGGCCAAAAGCAATGTGGACTTGCGGCGATCCCTCTATGCCCTCTGCCTGGACACGAGTCGGGAAACGGATTT
- the KCNA5 gene encoding potassium voltage-gated channel subfamily A member 5 isoform X1, which produces MELALVPLENGGAMTVRGGGEARAGCGQAVGGELQCPPTAARGAGPKEREPRERGPPRGADPGARPLPALPLPRRLPPEDEEGDGDPALGLAEDQVPGPGSGSFHHQRVLINISGLRFETQLGTLAQFPDTLLGDPAKRLRYFDPLRNEYFFDRNRPSFDGILYYYQSGGRLRRPVNVSLDVFADEIRFYQLGDEALERFREDEGFIKEEEKPLPRNEFQRQVWLIFEYPESSGSARAIAIVSVLVILISIITFCLETLPEFRDERELLRHPPGPPHPPGPARGTNGSAALAPASGPTVAPLLPRTLADPFFIVETTCVIWFTFELLVRFFACPSKAEFSRNIMNIIDVVAIFPYFITLGTELAEQQPGGGGGGQNGQQAMSLAILRVIRLVRVFRIFKLSRHSKGLQILGKTLQASMRELGLLIFFLFIGVILFSSAVYFAEADNQETHFSSIPDAFWWAVVTMTTVGYGDMRPVTVGGKIVGSLCAIAGVLTIALPVPVIVSNFNYFYHRETDHEEQAALKEEQGSQSQGTGLDSGGPRKTSWSKGSLCKAGVSLENADGARRGSCPLEKCNLKAKSNVDLRRSLYALCLDTSRETDLWLGGLDGSCFKEWTSIWKHCYIPAGCDTTQSDPVCSCILTSDHTKLVLR; this is translated from the coding sequence aTGGAGCTCGCCCTGGTGCCCCTGGAGAACGGCGGGGCCATGACCGTCAGGGGAGGAGGTGAGGCCCGGGCAGGCTGTGGCCAGGCCGTAGGGGGGGAGCTCCAGTGCCCCCCGACGGCTGCGCGCGGCGCCGGCCCCAAGGAGCGGGAGCCCAGGGAGCGCGGCCCGCCGAGGGGAGCGGACCCCGGAGCGCGGCCTCTGCCAGCGCTGCCTCTGCCTCGACGGCTGCCCCCGGAGGACGAGGAGGGAGACGGCGACCCCGCCCTGGGCCTGGCGGAGGACCAGGTGCCGGGCCCGGGCTCGGGGTCCTTTCACCACCAGCGCGTCCTCATCAACATCTCCGGGCTGCGCTTCGAGACGCAGCTGGGCACCCTGGCGCAGTTCCCCGACACCCTCCTGGGGGACCCGGCCAAGCGCCTGCGCTACTTCGACCCCCTGCGGAACGAGTACTTCTTCGACCGCAACCGGCCCAGCTTCGACGGCATCCTCTACTACTACCAGTCCGGGGGCCGCCTGCGGAGGCCGGTCAACGTCTCGCTGGACGTGTTCGCCGATGAGATCCGCTTCTACCAGCTGGGGGACGAGGCCCTGGAGCGCTTCCGCGAGGACGAGGGCTTCatcaaggaggaggagaagccgCTGCCCCGCAACGAGTTCCAGCGACAGGTGTGGCTTATCTTCGAGTACCCGGAAAGCTCCGGGTCCGCCAGGGCCATCGCGATCGTCTCGGTCTTGGTCATTCTCATCTCCATCATCACCTTCTGCTTGGAGACCTTGCCCGAGTTCCGGGACGAGCGCGAGCTGCTGCGCCATCCCCcggggcccccccacccccctgggccCGCCCGGGGGACCAACGGCAGCGCGGCCCTGGCGCCCGCCTCGGGCCCCACGGTGGCGCCTCTCCTGCCGCGGACCCTGGCTGACCCCTTCTTCATCGTAGAGACCACGTGCGTCATCTGGTTCACCTTCGAGCTGCTCGTGCGCTTCTTCGCCTGCCCCAGCAAGGCGGAGTTCTCTCGGAACATCATGAACATCATTGACGTGGTGGCCATCTTCCCCTACTTCATCACCCTGGGCACCGAGCTGGCCGAGCAACAgccaggcgggggagggggtggccagAATGGGCAGCAGGCCATGTCCCTGGCCATCCTCAGAGTGATCCGCCTGGTCCGGGTGTTCCGCATCTTCAAGCTCTCCCGCCACTCCAAGGGGCTGCAGATCCTGGGCAAGACCTTGCAGGCCTCCATGAGGGAGCTGGGCCTgctcatcttcttcctcttcatcgGGGTCATCCTCTTCTCCAGTGCCGTCTACTTCGCAGAGGCTGACAACCAGGAGACCCACTTTTCCAGCATCCCGGACGCCTTCTGGTGGGCAGTCGTCACAATGACCACGGTAGGCTATGGGGACATGAGGCCTGTCACTGTGGGGGGCAAGATCGTGGGCTCGCTGTGTGCCATCGCCGGGGTCCTCACCATCGCCCTGCCTGTGCCCGTCATTGTCTCCAACTTCAACTACTTCTACCACCGGGAGACGGACCACGAGGAGCAGGCCGCTCTGAAGGAAGAGCAGGGCAGCCAGAGCCAGGGGACAGGGCTGGACAGCGGAGGCCCTCGGAAGACCAGCTGGAGCAAGGGGTCCCTGTGCAAGGCTGGAGTGTCCCTGGAGAATGCAGACGGAGCCCGAAGGGGCAGCTGCCCCCTGGAGAAGTGTAACCTCAAGGCCAAAAGCAATGTGGACTTGCGGCGATCCCTCTATGCCCTCTGCCTGGACACGAGTCGGGAAACGGATTT
- the KCNA5 gene encoding potassium voltage-gated channel subfamily A member 5 isoform X3, whose product MELALVPLENGGAMTVRGGGEARAGCGQAVGGELQCPPTAARGAGPKEREPRERGPPRGADPGARPLPALPLPRRLPPEDEEGDGDPALGLAEDQVPGPGSGSFHHQRVLINISGLRFETQLGTLAQFPDTLLGDPAKRLRYFDPLRNEYFFDRNRPSFDGILYYYQSGGRLRRPVNVSLDVFADEIRFYQLGDEALERFREDEGFIKEEEKPLPRNEFQRQVWLIFEYPESSGSARAIAIVSVLVILISIITFCLETLPEFRDERELLRHPPGPPHPPGPARGTNGSAALAPASGPTVAPLLPRTLADPFFIVETTCVIWFTFELLVRFFACPSKAEFSRNIMNIIDVVAIFPYFITLGTELAEQQPGGGGGGQNGQQAMSLAILRVIRLVRVFRIFKLSRHSKGLQILGKTLQASMRELGLLIFFLFIGVILFSSAVYFAEADNQETHFSSIPDAFWWAVVTMTTVGYGDMRPVTVGGKIVGSLCAIAGVLTIALPVPVIVSNFNYFYHRETDHEEQAALKEEQGSQSQGTGLDSGGPRKTSWSKGSLCKAGVSLENADGARRGSCPLEKCNLKAKSNVDLRRSLYALCLDTSRETDFPELSL is encoded by the coding sequence aTGGAGCTCGCCCTGGTGCCCCTGGAGAACGGCGGGGCCATGACCGTCAGGGGAGGAGGTGAGGCCCGGGCAGGCTGTGGCCAGGCCGTAGGGGGGGAGCTCCAGTGCCCCCCGACGGCTGCGCGCGGCGCCGGCCCCAAGGAGCGGGAGCCCAGGGAGCGCGGCCCGCCGAGGGGAGCGGACCCCGGAGCGCGGCCTCTGCCAGCGCTGCCTCTGCCTCGACGGCTGCCCCCGGAGGACGAGGAGGGAGACGGCGACCCCGCCCTGGGCCTGGCGGAGGACCAGGTGCCGGGCCCGGGCTCGGGGTCCTTTCACCACCAGCGCGTCCTCATCAACATCTCCGGGCTGCGCTTCGAGACGCAGCTGGGCACCCTGGCGCAGTTCCCCGACACCCTCCTGGGGGACCCGGCCAAGCGCCTGCGCTACTTCGACCCCCTGCGGAACGAGTACTTCTTCGACCGCAACCGGCCCAGCTTCGACGGCATCCTCTACTACTACCAGTCCGGGGGCCGCCTGCGGAGGCCGGTCAACGTCTCGCTGGACGTGTTCGCCGATGAGATCCGCTTCTACCAGCTGGGGGACGAGGCCCTGGAGCGCTTCCGCGAGGACGAGGGCTTCatcaaggaggaggagaagccgCTGCCCCGCAACGAGTTCCAGCGACAGGTGTGGCTTATCTTCGAGTACCCGGAAAGCTCCGGGTCCGCCAGGGCCATCGCGATCGTCTCGGTCTTGGTCATTCTCATCTCCATCATCACCTTCTGCTTGGAGACCTTGCCCGAGTTCCGGGACGAGCGCGAGCTGCTGCGCCATCCCCcggggcccccccacccccctgggccCGCCCGGGGGACCAACGGCAGCGCGGCCCTGGCGCCCGCCTCGGGCCCCACGGTGGCGCCTCTCCTGCCGCGGACCCTGGCTGACCCCTTCTTCATCGTAGAGACCACGTGCGTCATCTGGTTCACCTTCGAGCTGCTCGTGCGCTTCTTCGCCTGCCCCAGCAAGGCGGAGTTCTCTCGGAACATCATGAACATCATTGACGTGGTGGCCATCTTCCCCTACTTCATCACCCTGGGCACCGAGCTGGCCGAGCAACAgccaggcgggggagggggtggccagAATGGGCAGCAGGCCATGTCCCTGGCCATCCTCAGAGTGATCCGCCTGGTCCGGGTGTTCCGCATCTTCAAGCTCTCCCGCCACTCCAAGGGGCTGCAGATCCTGGGCAAGACCTTGCAGGCCTCCATGAGGGAGCTGGGCCTgctcatcttcttcctcttcatcgGGGTCATCCTCTTCTCCAGTGCCGTCTACTTCGCAGAGGCTGACAACCAGGAGACCCACTTTTCCAGCATCCCGGACGCCTTCTGGTGGGCAGTCGTCACAATGACCACGGTAGGCTATGGGGACATGAGGCCTGTCACTGTGGGGGGCAAGATCGTGGGCTCGCTGTGTGCCATCGCCGGGGTCCTCACCATCGCCCTGCCTGTGCCCGTCATTGTCTCCAACTTCAACTACTTCTACCACCGGGAGACGGACCACGAGGAGCAGGCCGCTCTGAAGGAAGAGCAGGGCAGCCAGAGCCAGGGGACAGGGCTGGACAGCGGAGGCCCTCGGAAGACCAGCTGGAGCAAGGGGTCCCTGTGCAAGGCTGGAGTGTCCCTGGAGAATGCAGACGGAGCCCGAAGGGGCAGCTGCCCCCTGGAGAAGTGTAACCTCAAGGCCAAAAGCAATGTGGACTTGCGGCGATCCCTCTATGCCCTCTGCCTGGACACGAGTCGGGAAACGGATTT